The following proteins come from a genomic window of Salminus brasiliensis chromosome 15, fSalBra1.hap2, whole genome shotgun sequence:
- the LOC140535671 gene encoding NLR family CARD domain-containing protein 3-like, whose amino-acid sequence MTSLPGPVKANITAQGEGQAFAPVISGNVFHGPVILRSDLNHRVIPNGSPPFTAVRHTSARCTSQRQRDYTDDSTNLKDSLKAEYERILDGNSLTGHRRYLNEVYTELYIVENETGGVIQGHEVRQMETFSSRSAGADVPVRCNDIFKVRAGGLRRNRKVLTMGIAGVGKTVSVNKFILDWAEGKENKDIVFVFPLPFRELNLRKDENLSLMELLQKCLPGSTEFDSLPLGDGKVLFIFDGLDECRFHLNFKDSHKLKDVNKRASVSLIITNLIKRNLLPNALVWITSRPAAAHLIPRDHIDQVTEVRGFNDKQKEEYISRYCGTDLASTILAHIKKSRSLYIMCHIPVFCWISATALQTLSQDRNPKTPTTLTGMYVRFLVQQANQMKNKYHGSPQEIILKLAELAFCQLEKGNLIFYKEDLEVCGIDVNGGSVYSGLCTQIFKMEKRSSERMVFSFVHLSVQEALAAIHVLYIHRSYKRNVFIQNLKAECKWWFRHSSYKLHKAAIQSALQSENGHLDLFLRFLLGLSVESNKSSLEELLPGLWTACKSVGKTIDYIKTKIRLSESSERTYNLFHCLSELEDDSIISEVQSFLKSGDLSMKDLSSTQWSALVFVLLMSDETQEVFELKKYRESDDGLRRLLPVVRNTKNALLDSCHITEASCGSLASVLRSNSTYLVKLDLSNNDLQDSGVELLSEGLKSSHCKLKILKLSGCMVTKEGCSFLALALSSNPSHLRELDLSYNHPGQSGKRELYERLEEPHFKLQILNFDHSGEKRIKPGLGKYACELTLDPDTAHANLSVSDEDRTVKWSKENPPSPDHPARFDTWSQVLCRESLSGRCYWEVQWSEMGVHIGVTYKGICRKGAGKECWLGQNHQSWSLDCTKMNYTARHNGVKTVISAAGRCSYKIGVYLDWAAGRLSFYDVSSNTRKQKLTHLYTFTATFTEPLYTGFLVIDSTVTLCKVV is encoded by the exons GTGATTATACCGATGACAGCACCAACCTGAAAGACAGCCTGAAAGCAGAATATGAGCGCATACTTGACGGGAATTCACTAACTGGCCACAGAAGATACCTGAATGAAGTGTACACAGAGCTCTACATAGTGGAGAATGAAACAGGTGGAGTCATTCAGGGGCACGAGGTGAGGCAGATGGAGACCTTTTCCAGCAGATCCGCAGGGGCGGACGTCCCAGTCAGGTGCAATGACATTTTCAAAGTCCGAGCTGGTGGGCTGAGACGTAACCGGAAAGTGCTGACCATGGGGATCGCTGGAGTGGGCAAAACTGTCTCAGTCAACAAATTCATCCTAGACTGGGCTGAGGGAAAAGAGAACAAGGACATTGTCTTCGTTTTTCCTCTTCCGTTCCGTGAATTGAACCTTAGGAAAGACGAGAACCTCAGTTTGATGGAACTGCTCCAGAAGTGCCTCCCAGGTTCTACAGAGTTTGACTCTCTTCCACTGGGTGATGGTAAGGTCCTGTTCATTTTTGATGGGTTGGACGAGTGCCGCTTTCATTTGAACTTTAAGGACAGCCACAAGCTAAAGGATGTAAACaagagagcatcagtgagcttaATTATCACAAACCTCATCAAGAGAAACCTCCTTCCCAATGCTCTGGTTTGGATAACCTCCCGGCCAGCTGCAGCCCACCTGATCCCCCGAGATCACATCGACCAGGTGACAGAAGTGCGAGGGTTCAATGACAAGCAAAAGGAAGAATACATCAGCAGATACTGTGGCACAGACCTCGCCAGTACAATTCTCGCGCACATCAAAAAGTCCAGGAGCCTCTACATCATGTGCCACATACCGGTCTTCTGTTGGATCTCAGCCACAGCCCTTCAGACGCTATCTCAAGACCGAAATCCAAAGACCCCCACCACTCTCACGGGAATGTATGTACGCTTCTTAGTTCAGCAGGCAAACCAGATGAAGAACAAATACCATGGTTCTCCCCAAGAAATCATCCTGAAACTCGCAGAACTTGCATTTTGCCAGCTTGAAAAGGGAAACCTGATATTCTACAAGGAGGACCTTGAAGTGTGTGGAATCGACGTCAACGGAGGGTCTGTGTACTCTGGACTTTGCACTCAGATATTTAAAATGGAAAAGAGGTCCTCTGAACGCATGGTCTTCAGCTTTGTACATCTGAGCGTTCAGGAAGCCCTCGCCGCCATTCACGTGTTGTACATTCACAGAAGTTATAAAAGAAATGTGTTCATTCAGAACCTAAAAGCAGAATGTAAGTGGTGGTTCAGACATTCCAGCTATAAACTTCACAAAGCTGCCATACAAAGTGCTTTGCAGAGTGAGAACGGACACTTGGACCTCTTCCTCCGCTTCCTTCTGGGACTTTCAGTGGAGTCTAACAAGAGTAGCCTGGAGGAACTACTCCCTGGACTATGGACCGCATGCAAGAGTGTGGGGAAAACGATTGACTACATCAAGACCAAAATCAGGTTGTCTGAATCATCAGAGAGAACATATAATCTCTTCCACTGTCTGAGTGAACTAGAAGATGATTCCATTATCAGTGAGGTCCAGAGCTTCCTGAAGTCAGGAGATCTGTCCATGAAGGATCTCTCGTCCACGCAGTGGTCAGCTCTGGTGTTTGTGCTGCTGATGTCAGATGAGACGCAGGAGGTGTTTGAGCTGAAGAAGTACAGGGAGTCAGATGATGGCCTGAGGAGACTGCTACCAGTGGTGAGGAACACAAAAAATGCACT GCTCGACAGCTGCCATATCACTGAAGCGAGCTGTGGGTCACTGGCTTCAGTCCTCAGATCAAACTCCACATACCTCGTAAAGCTGGACCTGAGTAACAAcgacctgcaggattcaggagtggagcttCTTTCGGAGGGGctgaagagttcacactgtaaactgaaGATACTGAA GCTGTCTGGCTGTATGGTTACAAAGGAAGGCTGTTCTTTCCTGGCTTTAGCTCTGAGCTCAAACCCCTCCCACCTGAGAGAGCTGGATCTGAGCTATAATCACCCAGGACAATCAGGAAAGAGAGAACTTTATGAGAGATTGGAAGAACCACATTTCAAATTGCAGATCCTGAA TTTTGACCATTCAGGAGAGAAGCGGATCAAACCAGGACTGGGGAAAT ATGCCTGTGAACTCACACTGGACCCAGACACTGCTCACGCAAATCTGTCGGTGTCTGACGAAGACAGAACAGTGAAATGGTCGAAGGAAAATCCCCCAAGTCCAGATCACCCTGCCCGTTTCGATACCTGGTCCCAGGTGCTGTGCAGAGAAAGCCTGTCTGGACGCTGTTACTGGGAGGTGCAGTGGAGCGAGATGGGAGTTCATATCGGAGTGACCTACAAAGGAATCTGCAGGAAAGGTGCAGGTAAAGAGTGCTGGCTCGGTCAAAATCATCAGTCATGGAGTCTGGACTGCACCAAGATGAACTACACGGCCAGACACAATGGTGTGAAGACCGTTATTTCAGCTGCTGGACGCTGCTCTTATAAGATCGGAGTTTACCTGGACTGGGCGGCAGGAAGGCTGTCCTTCTACGACGTCTCATCCAACACGCGAAAGCAGAAACTTACTCACCTCTACACTTTCACTGCCACTTTCACCGAACCCCTCTACACAGGCTTTTTGGTGATCGATTCTACTGTAACTCTGTGTAAAGTGGTCTAA